From Gemmatimonadota bacterium:
GGCCGGTGATCCCATGAGCACCGACCGACCGATGCGCCCCGGAAGCCCCGACCGCACCGAACGATTCGTGCGGGGGCTCTATCGCCTGTTGCGGCGCGCCTACTCCGCGCAGCTTCCGCGACGACTTCGGACGCGACATGGACGAGACCTTCGCCGACCAGTGGCGCGCGGCCCGCGCGCGCGGCGAGTGGTCGATGGCGCGCCTCGCGATCGTCACGATGACCGACACGATCGCCGAGGCAACGCGGGCGCGGATGACGTCCCTCCCCGCCCCCTCCGACATGCTGCACCTCCAGGACGTGCGCTACGCCTTTCGCCTCCTCGCGCGAAGCCCGCTCCTCACCCTGCTCACGCTCGTGGTCCTGGCCGGGGGGATGGGGGTGACGGTCTTCACCTTCTCCTTCCTCTACACGGCGATGCTGCGCCCCATTCCGCTGAGCGGAGGCGACCGTATCGTGCGGGTACAGCAGTTGGAGGACGGATCGGCGGGGAGCTTCGATGCCGCCGACCTGGCGCGCATGCGTCCGCAGATCACGACGTTGCACGACGTGGGGACGTGGAGCGCGCGCGAGGTCGTGATGGGGAGCGCCGAGGGGGGTGGGACACGCCGGGTGCTGGAGACGACGGCGGTGGAGTGGACGCTGTTCGACGCCACGCGCACCCCGCCCGCGTTAGGCCGGGCGTTCCGCCCGGACGACGAGGCGCCGGGGGCGGCGCCGGTGATCGTGCTCAGTCACCGCACGTGGATCCCGCCTTCGGCGGTGATTCGACGGTGGTGGGGCGCCGCGTGCTGCTCAACGGCGTGTCGACCGAGGTGGTGGGGGTGATGCCACCCGGGTACGGCTTTCCCGTGGCCGCCGACTCGTGGGTCCCGTTAGGCTCGGCCGTGCGCGAGGCGACGGAACCGGGGCGGTACGCGGTGAGCGCCTTTGGCCGGCTGGCCGACGGGGCGACGCGCGAGCAGGCGTCGCAGGAGCTGGAAACCCTGCTGCGGCGCGCCCGGAGCGACCGCCCGCCGGTGGCCGCCGACTCGTCAGGCACCCGGCTCGGCGTGCTGGTGCGCTCCTTCCCGATGGCGCAGATGGGCGACGAGGGGCCGTACGTCTTCGGGATCCTCAACCTGATGGCGGTGCTGATCCTCCTGCTCGCGTGCGTGAACGTCGCCAACCTGCTGCTGGCGCGGGCCAACGAACGCTCGCGCGAGCTGGCCGTGCGGCTGGCGTTAGGCGCATCGCGCGCCCGGCTGGCGATACAGGCGCTCTGGGAACCGGTCGCGCTCGTCACCATCGGTGGGGGGCTGGCGACGGCGCTGGCCGCGTGGGGGGCTGGGGTGGTGAACCGGGGCCCAGCAGCCCATGGAGGGGAACCTCGCCTCTGGGGGGTGGGGATGGACACGCCGACGATCATTGCGGCTGGCGGCTTCATGACGGTGACGATCGCGGCGCTGGGCGGGGTGATGGCGGTGCGAGCCACGAGCACGCGTTTCAGTGAGGTCCTGCGCGACTTCGGGGACACGCGCTGGCGGGGCGCGGGGCAGGACGGGCGGCGCGTGCCCGGCCGTCACGCAGGTGGCGACGGTGACGGTGCTGCTCTTCTTCGGCGTCCTTTCCGGGATCGCCGCGCATCGGTTCGCCAACATGAACCCCGGCTACGACACGACGCGCCTCCTGGCGAGCTCGGTCGAACCCGAGGCGGCGCGCTACGCCACCACCGACGCGCGGCGCGCCCTGTGGACGCGACTCTACGACGGGATGTCGGCCTGGCCGGAGGTGGAGCACGTCGTGGTGCGCGCCCGGCTCGGGGAGGGGGACGACGAGAGCGGGGCGCTGGAGTTCGGCGATGGACGCACGCTCGCCGCCGGCGCCACGCCGCGCGCCTGGGTGCAGGGGGTGTTGGGATCGCTGGAAGCGTTAGGCATCGCCACGCTGGAGGGACGCCTCACACCGGGTGACCGGGCGGCAGGCGGGGTGGCGCTGGTGAGCCGCGCCGCAGCCCAGCGCTACTGGCCGGGAAGTCGCCCGTCGGAGAACGCGTGCGCCTTCCCGGACCGGCGAGACCGGAGAAGACACATGGCGCACGATCGTCGGCGTGGTCGACGACGTCCACGTACGGCGACGAGTTCTCGCGCGACCGCAGCGCGGTGCGCGGTGCACGTCCCGCCTACCCAGCACGATGCCGGATGGGTCACGCTCCCTTCTTCCGCCACCGCGGCGACGCGGCGGTACGCCCGTGCGGCGCTGCACACGACGGTGACCACGGTCGACCCGCAGCTCGTCCCATC
This genomic window contains:
- a CDS encoding ABC transporter permease, whose translation is MDETFADQWRAARARGEWSMARLAIVTMTDTIAEATRARMTSLPAPSDMLHLQDVRYAFRLLARSPLLTLLTLVVLAGGMGVTVFTFSFLYTAMLRPIPLSGGDRIVRVQQLEDGSAGSFDAADLARMRPQITTLHDVGTWSAREVVMGSAEGGGTRRVLETTAVEWTLFDATRTPPALGRAFRPDDEAPGAAPVIVLSHRTWIPPSAVIRRWWGAACCSTACRPRWWG
- a CDS encoding FtsX-like permease family protein, which translates into the protein MDPAFGGDSTVVGRRVLLNGVSTEVVGVMPPGYGFPVAADSWVPLGSAVREATEPGRYAVSAFGRLADGATREQASQELETLLRRARSDRPPVAADSSGTRLGVLVRSFPMAQMGDEGPYVFGILNLMAVLILLLACVNVANLLLARANERSRELAVRLALGASRARLAIQALWEPVALVTIGGGLATALAAWGAGVVNRGPAAHGGEPRLWGVGMDTPTIIAAGGFMTVTIAALGGVMAVRATSTRFSEVLRDFGDTRWRGAGQDGRRVPGRHAGGDGDGAALLRRPFRDRRASVRQHEPRLRHDAPPGELGRTRGGALRHHRRAARPVDATLRRDVGLAGGGARRGARPARGGGRRERGAGVRRWTHARRRRHAARLGAGGVGIAGSVRHRHAGGTPHTG